One genomic region from Chlamydia poikilotherma encodes:
- the mraY gene encoding phospho-N-acetylmuramoyl-pentapeptide-transferase, which translates to MSSVFPYFNESLILLLTTAFGLAFFLGIFLGKPVICWLKKQNHYDQVHKEHCEKLEILHQDKKHTPTAGGILFCIVLLTTIFFWLPLEKLSTWLFVFLIASWGTLGWYDDIVKKKRKKGHGITTKQKFVLQLLISALTILAIFSLYKGNALFYTLKVPFFGAISFGHCILSKLFYFALAMLAIVGTSNAVNLTDGLDGLAAGTTCMSAFGLLVVAVADPTIPLAKDVSILLAALVGVSFAFLRYNRSPAQVFMGDTGSLLIGGILGSCAVMLRAELLLILLGGVFVAEAGSVILQVSSYRLRRKRIFLCSPLHHHYEYKGIPETKVVLRFYVAGFICMIVGIIAALWR; encoded by the coding sequence ATGAGTTCTGTATTTCCTTATTTTAATGAATCGTTGATTCTCTTATTAACAACAGCTTTTGGCCTGGCATTTTTTCTGGGGATTTTCTTAGGAAAACCTGTGATATGCTGGTTAAAGAAACAGAATCATTACGATCAAGTGCATAAAGAACACTGTGAGAAGCTAGAGATTCTTCATCAGGATAAAAAGCACACACCTACAGCTGGAGGGATACTTTTTTGTATCGTCTTATTGACCACCATATTCTTTTGGCTCCCCTTAGAGAAACTTTCAACATGGCTATTTGTATTTCTGATAGCCAGTTGGGGAACTTTAGGTTGGTATGACGATATAGTAAAAAAGAAAAGAAAAAAAGGACATGGAATAACAACAAAACAGAAATTTGTTTTACAGCTATTAATCTCTGCGCTCACAATCCTAGCTATATTTTCTCTATATAAAGGTAATGCCCTATTTTATACATTAAAGGTTCCCTTTTTTGGGGCTATTTCTTTTGGACATTGTATTCTAAGTAAACTTTTTTATTTTGCTTTAGCAATGCTAGCAATCGTAGGTACTAGCAACGCTGTGAATCTTACGGATGGTCTCGATGGTTTGGCAGCAGGAACTACATGTATGAGTGCTTTTGGTTTGCTAGTAGTTGCTGTTGCAGATCCGACAATTCCTTTAGCAAAAGATGTATCTATATTGTTAGCTGCATTGGTAGGGGTAAGCTTTGCTTTCTTAAGATACAATCGTTCTCCTGCTCAGGTGTTTATGGGTGATACAGGTTCCTTACTTATAGGAGGAATATTAGGTAGTTGTGCTGTTATGCTTCGTGCGGAATTGCTTTTAATTTTGTTGGGAGGTGTTTTTGTTGCAGAAGCTGGATCAGTAATTTTACAAGTCAGTAGCTATCGATTAAGGAGAAAGCGTATTTTTCTATGTTCTCCATTACATCATCATTACGAGTATAAAGGTATTCCAGAGACGAAAGTTGTCCTGCGTTTTTATGTCGCTGGGTTCATTTGTATGATTGTAGGGATTATCGCAGCCTTATGGAGATAG
- the murD gene encoding UDP-N-acetylmuramoyl-L-alanine--D-glutamate ligase yields MNNQRVIVLGAGITGRSVAEFLHDRGDYVIGMDGSLNALNSCSFFRKRYLDNIEEFPEDIDLFVRSPGIKPSHRLVTEAKRRKIPIVTDIQIAFQDSEFCQYPSIGITGSAGKTTTVLFLVHLLRSLGTNAFAMGNIGVPILQAMRQKGIRVVEISSFQLAEQEIETPVLSGAAILNVSDNHLDYHKTLQAYSEAKNNIAKCLQASNSLWVGEGVSSGKSYLDYTREIALILDKGSALKPLYLHDRNNYCAAYTLANEILSIPLEAFLKAIQTFEKPPHRIEYLGEKDGVRYINDSKATTMSSVEKALMAVKENVIVILGGRNKGSNFTSLIPVLTQTVKHIVAMGECRNQITQALSSSLPLTQARDLQEAVSIAQSIAQPGDVVLLSPGCASFDQFRSFEERGDCFKQLVGDMEALKI; encoded by the coding sequence GTGAATAACCAACGTGTTATAGTTTTAGGAGCGGGAATTACAGGAAGATCCGTAGCAGAATTTCTGCATGATCGAGGGGATTATGTTATTGGAATGGATGGATCTTTAAATGCTCTAAATTCTTGTAGTTTCTTTCGCAAACGTTATCTAGATAACATTGAGGAATTTCCTGAAGATATAGATTTGTTTGTGCGTTCCCCGGGGATCAAACCTTCCCATCGTTTAGTAACAGAAGCAAAACGTAGAAAAATTCCCATCGTCACTGATATTCAGATTGCTTTTCAAGATTCGGAATTTTGTCAATATCCTTCGATTGGAATTACAGGATCTGCAGGAAAAACAACAACTGTGTTGTTTTTAGTCCATTTACTACGTTCTTTAGGAACTAATGCTTTTGCTATGGGGAATATAGGTGTGCCTATTCTTCAAGCAATGCGTCAAAAAGGTATTCGTGTTGTTGAAATTAGTTCTTTTCAGTTGGCTGAGCAAGAAATAGAGACCCCTGTACTATCAGGAGCTGCTATTTTAAATGTTTCCGATAATCATTTAGATTATCATAAGACCTTGCAAGCCTATAGCGAAGCAAAAAACAACATCGCTAAATGTTTGCAAGCATCTAATTCTTTATGGGTTGGGGAGGGTGTTTCCTCTGGAAAATCCTATTTGGATTATACTAGAGAAATAGCTTTAATTTTAGATAAAGGGAGTGCATTAAAACCACTATACTTGCATGATAGGAATAATTATTGCGCTGCTTATACTTTAGCTAATGAGATATTGTCCATTCCTTTGGAAGCATTTTTAAAGGCAATTCAAACCTTTGAAAAACCTCCCCATAGAATAGAATATCTGGGAGAAAAAGATGGCGTGCGTTATATCAATGATAGTAAGGCTACAACTATGAGCTCTGTAGAAAAAGCTCTGATGGCTGTGAAAGAAAATGTCATTGTTATTTTGGGCGGAAGGAACAAGGGAAGTAATTTTACTTCTTTGATTCCAGTCCTTACTCAAACAGTAAAACATATTGTGGCTATGGGGGAATGTCGAAACCAAATTACCCAAGCTTTATCTAGTAGTCTTCCTTTAACTCAAGCCCGAGATCTACAAGAAGCGGTAAGCATAGCCCAGAGTATAGCACAGCCTGGTGATGTAGTATTATTGTCTCCTGGGTGTGCCAGTTTTGATCAGTTTCGGAGCTTTGAGGAACGAGGAGATTGCTTTAAGCAATTGGTTGGTGACATGGAGGCATTAAAAATATGA